A stretch of Kaistella flava (ex Peng et al. 2021) DNA encodes these proteins:
- a CDS encoding DUF6759 domain-containing protein, whose translation MKGFYLLFSFLVLMSCDILSPKNTINKPAYSSNINNERREFATLISNDQINKKKINAEVVNYLLNDADPKEKNTAAVIENTSRCDMILRLVGVSNNKIYNLPISRNSKNQFIIEKGNYTLKSNIFEAKYYSQKNITEPLILKLSNN comes from the coding sequence ATGAAAGGATTCTATCTGCTTTTTTCGTTTTTGGTATTGATGAGTTGCGATATTCTGTCTCCTAAAAACACCATAAATAAACCTGCTTATTCATCCAATATTAATAATGAAAGAAGAGAGTTCGCTACTTTAATTTCAAATGATCAAATTAATAAGAAAAAGATCAATGCTGAAGTTGTAAACTACTTACTTAATGATGCTGATCCTAAAGAAAAAAATACGGCGGCAGTTATCGAAAACACTTCAAGATGTGATATGATTCTAAGATTGGTAGGGGTTTCTAATAATAAAATCTACAATCTGCCTATTTCCAGAAACAGCAAAAATCAATTCATCATCGAAAAAGGAAACTATACTTTGAAATCAAATATTTTCGAGGCGAAGTATTATTCTCAGAAAAATATTACCGAGCCTCTTATTCTAAAACTATCAAATAACTGA
- a CDS encoding T9SS type A sorting domain-containing protein codes for MKKILSIVLLTGLVTSVFAQTLWTDNFESYPIGNLGTQGGWDRDGNGASGSANWTKVANIDAAHGKSFQLASTGANSEGEWHYHDTKWSTKTSGNDIFVLEFDYYTGAASIGYGIVQIYDTDAGYEMPFEIGWDPTEKYVYIADQGNGVILVENATPNTWYHIKAALNTTDGEVKVQVNNTGEITEFFSTPGLVPQELDFLLQSISNVGIDNIIVSATSTDPFLAVSDVNSAKAKVSVYPNPATDVINVKSDNKISQISIFDVSGKVVKTSLETSVNVENLAKGTYLVSVRYADGTTETKKVIKK; via the coding sequence ATGAAAAAAATTCTATCTATTGTGTTATTAACAGGTTTAGTAACTAGTGTTTTTGCACAAACATTATGGACTGATAATTTCGAATCATACCCAATTGGTAATTTAGGTACCCAAGGTGGTTGGGATAGAGATGGTAATGGAGCTTCTGGTAGTGCGAATTGGACTAAAGTTGCCAATATTGATGCAGCTCATGGGAAATCTTTTCAATTAGCCAGTACGGGAGCAAACAGCGAAGGAGAATGGCATTACCATGATACAAAATGGTCTACTAAAACTAGTGGAAATGATATTTTTGTATTAGAGTTTGATTATTATACTGGCGCAGCAAGTATCGGATATGGTATTGTTCAAATTTATGATACTGATGCAGGTTATGAAATGCCATTTGAAATTGGCTGGGATCCAACAGAAAAATATGTATATATAGCCGATCAGGGTAATGGTGTTATTTTAGTTGAAAATGCAACTCCTAATACTTGGTATCATATCAAAGCAGCATTAAATACAACTGATGGCGAAGTTAAAGTACAAGTAAATAATACAGGAGAAATTACTGAATTTTTCTCAACTCCTGGATTAGTTCCTCAAGAACTGGATTTCTTACTTCAAAGTATTTCTAACGTTGGAATTGATAATATTATAGTATCTGCAACCAGTACAGATCCTTTCTTAGCAGTTTCAGATGTGAACAGTGCTAAAGCAAAAGTTTCAGTATATCCTAACCCAGCGACGGATGTGATTAATGTGAAGTCTGATAATAAGATTTCTCAGATTTCGATCTTTGATGTTTCAGGAAAAGTAGTAAAAACAAGTTTAGAAACTTCAGTGAATGTTGAAAATCTTGCAAAAGGTACTTACCTTGTAAGCGTGAGATATGCAGATGGAACAACAGAAACTAAAAAAGTTATTAAGAAGTAA
- a CDS encoding cadherin repeat domain-containing protein: protein MNLSYTKLLFFSLFILFSCNHDEDITTITASDFAVTMDENPSSQQVIGKINATTNQGNLKYEIISQNLPGAMGLNSSTGELFVADPNLFDYETHPTISGVAKISNGTVFKDIQITISLKDVLETTVSIHDFTFSINENPTNQMLIGKITGTTNVGNLTYSIESQSNTNALKIDAATGNLYVLTRSYFDFETNPVITAIVKASNNTVSALSNIKIILKDLNSCDEENANMENDFADYVNSGNYSIHTTMDLATHEYTFQVTEAINLCSVGYQSYTGKPCVIEIVDENNTVLYSNIFTFSTTHQDYKSLPLINLQPNKNYTIRRRFENYNNTSDIIGKLFHTNDYSSSVVPFVTGKIIITQSRYYDLYNSTINKSSIPYITLGYSLP, encoded by the coding sequence ATGAATTTAAGCTATACCAAATTGTTATTTTTTTCCTTATTTATTTTATTTTCATGCAATCATGATGAAGATATAACAACAATTACCGCATCAGATTTTGCAGTAACGATGGATGAAAATCCTTCATCACAACAAGTAATTGGTAAAATTAACGCAACGACCAATCAAGGAAATTTAAAATACGAAATCATTTCGCAAAATTTACCAGGTGCAATGGGTTTAAATTCCAGCACAGGCGAATTATTTGTAGCAGACCCAAATCTTTTTGACTATGAAACCCATCCCACTATTTCTGGCGTTGCAAAAATTTCAAACGGAACTGTTTTTAAAGATATTCAGATTACAATTTCATTAAAAGATGTTTTAGAAACTACGGTTTCAATACATGATTTTACATTCAGTATTAATGAAAACCCTACCAATCAAATGTTAATTGGAAAAATAACAGGAACTACTAATGTTGGCAATCTGACCTATTCGATAGAATCACAGTCAAATACTAATGCTTTAAAAATAGATGCGGCAACAGGTAATTTATATGTTTTAACAAGAAGTTATTTTGATTTTGAAACCAATCCTGTTATAACAGCGATTGTAAAAGCTTCAAATAACACTGTTTCTGCATTATCAAATATTAAAATTATTCTTAAAGATTTGAATTCCTGCGATGAAGAAAATGCGAATATGGAGAATGATTTCGCAGACTATGTCAATTCAGGAAATTATTCCATTCATACGACAATGGATTTAGCAACTCATGAATATACTTTTCAAGTTACTGAAGCAATAAATTTGTGCAGCGTTGGATATCAATCATACACGGGAAAACCGTGTGTCATCGAAATTGTTGATGAAAATAATACCGTGCTTTATTCGAATATTTTTACGTTTTCTACAACGCATCAAGATTATAAGAGTTTGCCTTTGATTAATCTTCAACCCAATAAAAACTACACCATTAGAAGAAGATTTGAAAATTATAATAACACCTCAGATATTATAGGAAAATTATTTCACACTAATGATTATTCTTCTTCTGTTGTACCTTTTGTTACTGGAAAAATTATAATTACCCAATCAAGATATTATGATTTATATAATTCTACTATCAATAAGAGTTCAATTCCATATATCACTTTAGGATATTCACTGCCATAA
- the guaB gene encoding IMP dehydrogenase, whose translation MSIHNKIVETAITFDDVLLIPSYSEVLPNQVSLKSRLSDKITLNAPIVSAAMDTVTEAEMAIALARVGGIGFIHKNMPIEEQAAQVYKVKRSENGMISDPVTLTKDHSLKYAKDLMADYKISGLPVVDAENTLIGIITNRDVKYQENLDAKVEELMTKDKLITSDKSTTLEQAKQILLKNRIEKLPIVDKEFKLVGLITIKDIDNQLEYPNANKDSNGKLIVGAGVGIGEDTIERVTALVKAGVDIIAVDSAHGHSKGVLDKVAEIRKNFPELDIVGGNIVTAEAAKDLIEAGANILKVGIGPGSICTTRVVAGVGVPQLSAIYNVFEYAKTKNVAVIADGGIKLSGDIVKALASGASAVMLGSLLAGTDEAPGEDIIFQGRRFKAYQGMGSLSAMRRGGKERYFQSEAKKFVPEGIEGRVPHKGKLEDVVFQLTGGIRAGMGYCGTKDIDTLQKDGKMVMITGSGLKESHPHDVIITQEAPNYSL comes from the coding sequence ATGTCTATCCACAACAAAATCGTAGAAACGGCCATCACTTTCGATGACGTACTTCTAATCCCTTCTTACTCAGAAGTTTTACCTAACCAGGTTTCCCTAAAATCACGACTTTCCGATAAAATTACACTTAATGCTCCTATCGTTTCCGCAGCAATGGATACGGTAACCGAAGCTGAAATGGCGATTGCATTAGCAAGAGTTGGTGGTATTGGATTTATCCATAAAAATATGCCCATTGAAGAACAAGCTGCCCAAGTGTACAAGGTGAAGCGTTCTGAAAATGGAATGATTTCTGATCCGGTGACGCTTACTAAAGATCATAGTTTAAAATACGCCAAAGATTTAATGGCTGATTATAAAATTTCTGGTTTACCTGTAGTTGATGCTGAAAACACTTTAATTGGAATTATTACCAATAGAGATGTAAAGTATCAAGAAAACCTTGATGCGAAAGTAGAAGAATTGATGACCAAAGATAAATTGATCACTTCTGACAAATCGACTACGCTGGAACAAGCCAAACAAATTCTATTAAAAAACCGCATTGAGAAACTTCCTATCGTTGATAAAGAATTTAAATTAGTAGGTTTAATTACCATTAAAGATATCGACAATCAACTGGAATATCCCAATGCAAATAAAGACAGCAATGGAAAACTAATCGTGGGTGCCGGAGTTGGAATTGGCGAAGATACTATTGAAAGAGTTACCGCTTTGGTAAAAGCTGGCGTTGATATTATCGCCGTAGATTCTGCACATGGACATTCAAAAGGAGTTTTAGATAAAGTTGCAGAAATTCGCAAAAACTTCCCAGAACTTGATATTGTAGGTGGAAACATTGTTACCGCAGAAGCTGCTAAAGATTTAATAGAAGCAGGTGCAAATATTTTAAAAGTTGGTATTGGTCCAGGTTCTATCTGTACAACCAGAGTTGTAGCCGGAGTTGGTGTTCCTCAACTTTCTGCTATTTATAATGTTTTCGAATATGCGAAGACCAAAAACGTTGCAGTAATTGCTGATGGTGGAATTAAACTTTCTGGAGACATTGTAAAAGCCTTAGCTTCCGGAGCAAGTGCAGTAATGCTCGGTTCATTATTAGCGGGAACTGACGAAGCACCAGGTGAAGATATTATTTTCCAAGGTAGAAGGTTTAAAGCGTACCAAGGAATGGGTTCTCTTTCAGCAATGAGACGTGGCGGAAAAGAAAGATATTTTCAAAGTGAAGCTAAGAAATTCGTACCAGAAGGAATTGAAGGAAGAGTTCCACACAAAGGAAAATTAGAAGATGTAGTCTTTCAATTAACTGGTGGAATCAGAGCTGGAATGGGATATTGCGGAACGAAAGATATCGACACTTTACAGAAAGACGGAAAAATGGTTATGATTACCGGAAGTGGTTTGAAAGAATCTCATCCGCACGACGTGATTATCACGCAGGAAGCACCGAATTATTCGCTCTAA
- a CDS encoding gliding motility-associated C-terminal domain-containing protein: MKFSKILLIVLLFFGLNAKAQLDLEHWFPPLYRTASGFQISEIYFYLSTDKVDPFTVKVYNNNVLLKTLTISKSSPAAFQLNDSSMIYVMTNFRVMKVISSGIHITGEKSFYASLRVATGPMLSSPPITDVFASKGKSALGKEFYTVMDQNILYGNNPNDKNYVASVMATKDNTHVRVSEFDNRIIFSDGSTDDELNFTLNKGESFIVAADKKNNNPSGILDDNDPNLIGAKITSDQPVVVSNGNFISQDVGEESGNMNFDQTVPTSKIGKEYFIVNGMTKSESGVEKPLFLATKDNTKIYFNDDTTPFITLNKGQHFIGPYPNRDNKWIDGNQPNFVNTEPITVPTRGMYIRSSEPIYFYQLIGGFNMLVRGPVADRTWFSSGMLFSYPLDKNYLPDPRQKLTNTIQIPSVEKIGVVRMDNKITVKTEDNATILYNGAAVTNLSPIVGKPGWSYFTRPYNVGDINITSNKSLIVDVVGGYPYAGFGSSYTGFSNDPFIIKNGNCIEEGVYLYLNNTDFISFQWQRNGVDILGATSSNYTPTLPGNYTCVCFYTGFSFTTDPIFVDVCPYTLTDKYLGSFCHSFVVSPSFSPPRIKEVVKSIQILTQPLSGTAIVDGEDILVKINEDFSGENRMVYRVNAESGFYEIFKASFTIYASPTAELKNAIFPKSFNNRSYVYDLTESTIANPDSDIIKYYRLNSDAESGSNEITGNQITSFVTNNTEVFARVITRNNCYVVRKIDLIQTDIPDQPGNPNTLLPNVFSPNDDGINDVWDYSALGNMSNLQLAIFDRYGTKVYEHGEKNKSFWDGKSKTGMSYPTGTYWTYYILTDEAGTRIQKAQWILLKNAY; encoded by the coding sequence ATGAAATTTTCAAAAATCCTTTTAATTGTTCTTCTATTTTTCGGTTTAAATGCAAAAGCGCAATTAGACTTAGAACATTGGTTTCCGCCTTTGTACCGAACAGCATCTGGATTTCAGATTTCAGAAATATACTTCTACCTCTCCACAGACAAAGTTGATCCTTTTACGGTGAAAGTTTATAACAATAATGTTCTGTTAAAAACTTTGACCATCAGCAAGTCATCTCCCGCGGCGTTTCAGTTAAATGACAGCAGCATGATTTACGTTATGACAAATTTTCGGGTTATGAAAGTGATCTCAAGTGGAATCCATATCACCGGCGAGAAAAGTTTTTATGCAAGTCTAAGGGTAGCCACCGGTCCGATGCTGTCTTCTCCTCCGATTACCGATGTCTTTGCTTCTAAAGGAAAATCTGCCTTAGGTAAAGAGTTTTATACCGTAATGGATCAGAACATTCTGTATGGCAATAATCCGAATGACAAAAATTACGTTGCGTCGGTGATGGCTACAAAAGACAATACCCACGTACGCGTTTCCGAATTCGATAACAGAATTATTTTTTCTGATGGAAGTACCGACGATGAACTGAATTTTACTTTAAATAAAGGCGAATCTTTTATTGTTGCAGCAGATAAAAAAAACAACAATCCGAGCGGAATTTTAGATGATAATGATCCTAATTTAATTGGTGCAAAAATAACTTCTGACCAACCCGTGGTTGTTTCTAACGGTAATTTTATAAGTCAGGATGTTGGTGAAGAGTCCGGGAATATGAATTTTGACCAAACGGTTCCGACGTCAAAAATCGGCAAAGAATATTTCATTGTCAATGGAATGACAAAATCTGAATCCGGTGTGGAAAAACCTTTATTCCTGGCAACTAAGGACAATACCAAAATCTATTTCAATGATGACACTACACCCTTTATAACTTTGAACAAAGGACAGCATTTCATTGGGCCTTACCCAAATCGGGATAATAAATGGATTGATGGAAATCAACCAAATTTTGTGAATACGGAGCCCATCACCGTACCGACCAGGGGAATGTACATTCGGTCTTCTGAACCAATTTATTTCTATCAGCTCATTGGAGGTTTCAATATGTTGGTCAGAGGTCCCGTGGCAGATCGCACCTGGTTTTCCAGCGGAATGCTATTTTCTTACCCTCTCGATAAAAATTATCTGCCAGATCCGCGACAGAAATTAACCAACACCATTCAAATCCCGAGCGTTGAAAAAATCGGCGTGGTACGTATGGATAATAAAATAACTGTTAAGACAGAAGACAACGCGACCATCCTTTACAATGGAGCTGCGGTCACCAATCTTTCGCCAATCGTAGGGAAGCCTGGCTGGTCCTATTTTACAAGACCTTATAATGTAGGAGACATCAATATCACCTCTAACAAAAGTCTGATTGTAGATGTGGTCGGTGGCTATCCGTATGCAGGTTTCGGAAGCAGTTATACCGGCTTTTCAAATGACCCGTTCATCATCAAAAACGGGAACTGTATTGAAGAAGGTGTTTACCTTTATTTGAATAATACCGATTTCATTAGTTTTCAATGGCAAAGAAACGGCGTGGATATTCTAGGCGCAACGAGTTCAAATTACACGCCTACTCTTCCTGGGAATTATACCTGCGTTTGTTTTTACACTGGATTTAGCTTCACCACAGATCCCATATTTGTAGATGTTTGCCCTTATACTTTGACTGATAAATATCTTGGTAGCTTCTGTCATTCTTTTGTAGTCAGTCCTTCTTTCAGTCCACCAAGAATTAAAGAAGTCGTGAAGTCAATTCAAATTCTAACCCAACCACTATCTGGAACTGCAATTGTTGATGGTGAGGATATTTTAGTAAAAATTAATGAGGATTTTTCTGGAGAAAACAGAATGGTTTATCGGGTAAATGCAGAAAGTGGTTTCTATGAAATATTTAAAGCTTCATTTACGATTTATGCTTCGCCTACTGCTGAATTAAAAAACGCCATCTTTCCAAAAAGCTTTAATAACAGAAGTTATGTTTATGATTTGACGGAATCGACTATTGCCAATCCAGACAGTGATATCATAAAATACTATCGATTAAACAGCGATGCAGAGAGTGGTAGTAATGAAATTACAGGAAATCAAATTACCTCTTTTGTTACAAATAACACAGAAGTTTTTGCCAGAGTGATTACCAGAAATAATTGTTACGTAGTTAGAAAAATAGATTTAATTCAAACTGATATTCCGGACCAACCGGGAAATCCAAATACCCTTCTCCCTAATGTTTTTTCGCCAAATGATGATGGCATTAATGATGTTTGGGATTACTCGGCCTTGGGGAACATGAGCAATCTACAATTGGCAATCTTTGACAGATACGGTACGAAAGTGTATGAACATGGCGAAAAAAACAAATCGTTTTGGGACGGAAAATCAAAAACTGGCATGAGTTATCCGACAGGAACATACTGGACGTATTATATATTGACTGATGAAGCTGGAACTAGAATTCAAAAAGCACAATGGATTCTTTTGAAAAATGCATATTAA
- a CDS encoding DUF4252 domain-containing protein, which translates to MKKSYYFFGLALLIFSLQSCIVSEKPNMGFFDNPHYDYRGAQFTSINVPMFLAKPFVKKALRDDGESEELINLIKKVSDIKVMTIENGNSEMIADFAKYLKKDNFEEWITVKKEKETIHFRAKQKGEEIKRLMITIASGSELVLVDVSGKFTADDISRLINYSEKNDLNKMVKK; encoded by the coding sequence ATGAAAAAATCATATTACTTCTTTGGATTGGCCTTGCTTATATTCTCGTTGCAATCCTGCATCGTATCGGAGAAACCAAACATGGGATTTTTTGACAATCCTCATTACGACTATAGAGGCGCACAATTCACCAGTATAAATGTCCCAATGTTTCTGGCTAAACCTTTTGTGAAAAAGGCGCTGCGTGATGATGGCGAAAGCGAAGAACTCATTAACCTCATCAAAAAAGTTTCTGATATAAAAGTGATGACGATCGAAAACGGAAACTCAGAAATGATCGCTGATTTTGCTAAATATTTGAAGAAAGATAATTTCGAAGAATGGATCACGGTGAAGAAAGAAAAAGAAACCATCCATTTTCGGGCAAAACAAAAAGGTGAAGAAATAAAAAGACTAATGATTACGATTGCATCGGGAAGTGAATTGGTTTTGGTAGATGTTTCGGGTAAATTTACGGCAGATGATATTTCGAGACTTATTAATTATTCGGAGAAAAATGATTTGAATAAAATGGTAAAGAAGTAA
- a CDS encoding DUF4252 domain-containing protein: MKKLLLIFALFFSHFFQINAQKDKLDQLFEKYQETDGVTSIKIAKPMFNMLNKLNIADDELAQIKPLLSKINGLKILIVEKPDGQKPQNQFQKLQADISSSIKSMKYEELMTVNSKDNKIKFLSSDATNGILDNLLLSINADGNTVLMMLDGKISMDDVNNLINEAEKSATKSSVTTENITSNGITQVRNVGKFTGVSVSSGIKVNFTQGNNQSVVVDTDPNMQQYISTEVENGILVIKVKDKNNKNLNFKKLLVTIEAPRLSSVKVSSGSLLTTLNTINEDNFKTDISSGANLNADLNIKNTVSVDISSGSSARIDMNTSNFEFEGTSGSMATIVGTAQNIKVNMTSAATCNAQDLISKNGSANVSSGANLKIQVTDNLTATATSGASIRYKGTPKSFNGSAKSVSGGSIKPLN, translated from the coding sequence ATGAAAAAATTACTCTTAATATTCGCCCTTTTCTTTTCGCATTTCTTTCAGATCAATGCACAGAAAGATAAACTTGATCAGCTTTTTGAAAAGTACCAGGAAACTGATGGTGTGACTTCCATCAAGATTGCAAAACCAATGTTCAACATGCTGAACAAGTTGAATATCGCTGATGATGAACTGGCTCAAATTAAACCTTTGCTCAGTAAAATTAATGGTTTGAAAATTTTAATTGTTGAAAAACCTGATGGCCAGAAACCACAAAATCAATTTCAGAAATTACAAGCTGACATTTCAAGTTCCATCAAAAGCATGAAATATGAAGAACTGATGACGGTGAACAGCAAAGACAATAAAATAAAATTTTTGTCTTCTGATGCGACCAACGGAATTTTAGATAATCTGTTGTTGAGTATTAATGCTGATGGAAATACGGTTTTAATGATGCTTGATGGGAAAATTTCGATGGATGACGTGAACAACCTCATCAATGAAGCCGAAAAATCAGCAACTAAAAGTTCGGTAACTACAGAAAATATAACTTCAAACGGCATAACTCAAGTTCGAAACGTAGGCAAGTTTACCGGAGTTTCAGTTTCGAGTGGAATTAAAGTCAATTTCACTCAGGGAAATAATCAATCAGTCGTAGTAGACACCGATCCAAATATGCAGCAATATATTTCTACGGAAGTTGAAAACGGGATTCTGGTGATTAAAGTAAAAGATAAAAACAACAAGAATTTAAATTTTAAAAAACTGTTGGTAACTATAGAAGCACCAAGACTTTCTTCGGTAAAAGTTTCTTCAGGATCTTTGCTTACGACTTTAAATACCATTAATGAAGATAATTTCAAAACCGATATTTCTTCGGGAGCAAATCTAAATGCAGATTTGAATATTAAAAATACAGTGAGCGTTGATATCAGTTCAGGTTCCAGTGCGAGAATCGATATGAATACCAGTAATTTTGAATTTGAAGGAACGAGTGGTTCAATGGCAACGATCGTCGGAACTGCGCAAAACATCAAAGTAAATATGACGAGTGCAGCAACTTGTAATGCTCAGGATTTGATTTCTAAAAATGGAAGTGCCAATGTTTCTTCTGGTGCGAATCTGAAAATTCAGGTTACAGATAATTTAACTGCAACGGCAACTTCCGGAGCTTCGATCAGATATAAAGGAACTCCGAAAAGCTTCAACGGCTCGGCGAAATCAGTAAGCGGTGGAAGCATTAAACCTTTAAACTAA
- a CDS encoding RNA polymerase sigma factor, whose protein sequence is MTHEIFKNTVFCLKDEMYRFAKRFVISSDEAEDVVQDLMMKFWQKKEELASFGNLKSYAMKSVKNECLNRLKHEDVKMGFADFQKHRSEIHEVESNNMKEQIIGFINELPEKQKAVIHLKDVEDFDVAEISEILEMEQNAVRVNLMRARQKVKEQIQKLMDFENRMIESL, encoded by the coding sequence ATGACCCACGAAATCTTTAAAAACACGGTATTCTGTCTCAAGGATGAGATGTATCGTTTTGCGAAAAGATTCGTGATCAGCAGTGACGAAGCGGAAGATGTTGTGCAGGATTTGATGATGAAATTCTGGCAGAAAAAAGAAGAGCTGGCGAGTTTCGGAAACTTGAAATCGTATGCAATGAAGTCGGTGAAAAATGAATGTCTGAACCGATTAAAGCACGAAGACGTGAAAATGGGTTTTGCTGATTTTCAAAAACACAGAAGTGAAATTCATGAAGTGGAGTCTAATAATATGAAGGAACAGATTATTGGTTTTATTAATGAACTTCCGGAGAAGCAGAAAGCGGTGATTCATTTGAAAGATGTAGAAGATTTTGATGTGGCGGAGATTTCTGAAATTCTGGAAATGGAACAAAATGCCGTAAGAGTAAATCTGATGCGCGCAAGACAAAAAGTGAAAGAGCAGATCCAAAAATTAATGGATTTCGAAAACAGAATGATTGAAAGTTTATAA